A stretch of the Elephas maximus indicus isolate mEleMax1 chromosome 3, mEleMax1 primary haplotype, whole genome shotgun sequence genome encodes the following:
- the LOC126073811 gene encoding olfactory receptor 10K1: MERANETVVKEFVFLGFSSLAGLQRLLFIGFLLLYLFTLGTNAIIISTIVLDSALHTPMYFFLAVLSCSETCYTFVIVPKMLIDLLAQKKTISFLGCAIQMFTFLFLGCSHSFLLAAMGYDRYVAICNPLRYTVLMGHAVCMGLVATACVCGFAVSVVTSSLVFHLPFHSSNQLHHFFCDISPVLKLASHHSRLSQMIIFMLGVFVLVVPLLLILVSYIHIISAILKIPSSVGRYKAFSTCASHLIVVTVHYGCASFIYLRPKSNYSSSRDSLISVSYTILTPLFNPMIYSLRNKEFKSALRRAMGQTLFPAN; the protein is encoded by the coding sequence ATGGAGCGGGCCAATGAGACAGTGGTGAAAGAGTTTGTCTTCCTGGGCTTCTCATCTCTGGCCGGGCTGCAGAGGCTGCTCTTCATTGGCTTCCTGCTCCTCTACCTCTTCACTCTGGGCACCAATGCCATCATCATTTCCACCATTGTGTTGGACAGCGCccttcacacccccatgtacttcttcctcgcTGTCCTCTCCTGCTCTGAGACCTGCTACACTTTCGTCATTGTACCCAAGATGCTGATTGACCTGCTGGCCCAGAAGAAGACCATCTCCTTTCTGGGATGTGCCATACAGATGTTTACTTTCCTTTTCCTTGGCTGCTCTCACTCCTTTCTGCTGGCAGCCATGGGttatgatcgctatgtggccatctgtaacccaCTGCGCTACACGGTGCTCATGGGACATGCAGTATGCATGGGACTAGTGGCTACTGCCTGTGTTTGTGGCTTCGCTGTCTCCGTGGTGACCAGTTCCTTGGTATTTCATCTGCCTTTCCACTCCTCCAACCAACTCCATCACTTCTTCTGTGATATCTCTCCTGTCCTCAAGCTGGCATCTCACCACTCCCGCCTGAGTCAAATGATCATATTCATGCTTGGTGTgtttgttctggttgttccactgCTGCTTATCCTGGTCTCCTACATCCACATCATCTCTGCCATTCTGAAAATCCCATCCTCTGTGGGAAGAtacaaggccttctccacttgTGCCTCCCACCTTATTGTCGTAACTGTTCACTATGGTTGTGCCTCTTTCATCTACTTGAGGCCCAAGTCCAACTACTCTTCAAGCCGAGACTCTCTGATATCTGTGTCTTATACCATCCTCACTCCATTGTTCAATCCGATGATATACAGTCTAAGAAATAAGGAGTTCAAATCAGCCCTTCGAAGAGCAATGGGCCAGACGTTATTTCCTGCTAATTAA